The region CTAGTTGATAATGCGCCAGGAGTACTTACCAGAGTTTGTGGACTTTTTAATAGAAGAGGATATAATCTTGAAAGTGTAACTGCGGGAGTAACTGAAAATGAAAAAGTATCAAGGCTAACATTAATAGCCAGCGTTAATGACGAAAATGAAATTGAACAAATAATAAAACAAATAAAAAAGATAGAGGTTGTTCATAAAGTAGTTCTTTTAAATAAAGAAGATTCTGTATGTCGTGAAATAATGCTAATAAAGGTAAATGCTGAAGGAATTCAGAGACAGGAAATATTAAATACGGTTTCTATTTTTAGAGCATCAGTAGTTGATGTTACAACAAAAACTTTTACTATAGAAATAACTGGTAATACTAATAAAATAGAGGCATTTCAAAAAATGCTTCAGCCTTATAGTATCATAGAGGTTGTAAGTAGCGGCACTATAGCCATTCAAAGAGGAGAAAACTCCATATTAAATTAAGAATATAAAGGAATCTGTAATAAATTATAGATTTCTTTTATTTTTAAAATAAAATATTTTTTATAAATAATAGTCTGATTAATGATGTATTATGATGAAAGTTTTTTAAATAATTGATGAAATAAAGTAAAATAGAGTACAAAAAAACAACCACAGATCGCTATGGGGCGAATATCTGTCGCTGTACCACCCAAATTATTACTTTTACAATATAACGGTTTTACCGGCATTACCTACTCTTTATATAATAATATAAATTTCAGTTTGCAACTCTGGAGTGATTTTTAACAAATGTAGCTTATGGGCTCCCACCAAAACACCCACTCTCTGAAAGCATATTTTTGTTTACTCTTCTCCGTCATCGTTTTTAACTTATGATTACTATACTATAAAAAAAAAACCGTGTCAACTGTGGTTTTTGTATTTTTATGCATAATGAAATTGTAATAATTATACTTATTTAAAATAGGCATTGTATTATTGATAAATTAAAAATGCAGTTAAGCAAAAATGATAATTTGGCAATTAAAGTAGACACTAAAATAAATATTAATAATTATAAATTAATTTAAGAAAAATAGTAATAAAAAAAAGAAAATACTATTGACATTTTATGAATTACGTACTATCATCATTATCATAGTCTAATTGATGATGAAGTTTTTAAATGATTGATTTTAATAGAGAAAATAGTCACTATTATATTTGAGTAATTTTTTTATTGCATATATTATAGTGTCTTTGTTATTGCTTAAAGTAAAAAAATTGGGTGGTACCGCGCGACCAGAGTTCTCGCCCCAAGCAGAGAATTTGGTCGCTTTTTTATACATAAAATTGTTAACTATAACCAATAGATGATGGAATAATCAAAAAATTTCAATAGTCGAAATAGTCATAATCTTTTATTAAATCATACAAGTTAGGAGGTTAGGAAATGGGAATAAATAAGAAAGTATATATTTTTGATAGTACACTCAGAGATGGTTCACAAGCACAGGGGGTTTCTTTTAGCGTAGCTGACAAATTAAAAATAGTAAAAAAGCTGGATGAATTAGGAATTGACTATATAGAAGCTGGAAACCCAAGTTCGAATCCAAAAGATAGAGAATTTTTTGAAGAAATAAAAGATTTGAAATTAAAAAATTCAAAGCTGTGTGCTTTTGGGAGTACTAGGAGATCAGGCGTTTTAGCTGAGGAAGATGGGGGATTAAAGAGGCTTATAAATAGTGGTGCAGAGGTATTGTGCATTTTTGGGAAGGCATGGGATTTTCATGTTACGGATATAATAAGGACTTCCCTTGAAGACAATCTTAATATGATAGGTGACAGTATAAGGTACTTAGTTTCATTGAAAAAAGAAGTTATATTTGATGCAGAACATTTCTTTGATGGATTTAAAAATAATAGAGAATATGCTTTAAAAGTTTTGTATACTGCAAAGGATGCAGGGGCAAACTGGATAGTACTTTGTGATACTAATGGTGGCACTATGCCAGAAGAGACAAGTGATATACTTAAATATTTGGTTGATGATTTAGATTTTGATAATATTGGTGTACATTTTCATGATGATGCTGGCATGGCAGTTGCAAATTCAATTATAGCAGTAAATAGGGGGATAAAACATATTCAAGGTACATTTACTGGTGTTGGTGAGAGGTGCGGCAATGCTAATTTGTCAACTATAATAGCAAATTTAAATTTAAAAATGCAATATAAAACCATAAATGAAGGTAAAATTGAATATCTAATGTCCGCTTATAGATATATATGTGAGGCTTGCAACATGACACCTAATGAGAGAACTGCTTATGTTGGAAACTGTGCATTTTCTCATAAAGGTGGTATGCATATAGATGCTGTTAGAAAGAACCCTAAATCTTTTGAACATATAGAGCCTACTTCTGTTGGTAATTCTAGAAGAATACTTGTATCAGAAGTTTCAGGTAGGAGTACAATACTTCCAGCACTTAAGAAAATAAATCCTAATATAAGCAAGGATTCACCAGAAACTAAGGCAGTAGTTAAAAGAATAAAGGATTTAGAGTACATTGGATATCAATTTGAAGGTGCTGAGGGCAGCTTTGAACTTTTGATGAGAAAAGAACTTAATGTTTTTAAACCATCTTTTCATCTTGTAGAGTATAAGGTTATTGCAGAAAAACCATATGATGATGAAATAAGTGCTACTGCAATAGTTAAAATAATGGTTAATGGAAAGCTTGAGATAACAGCAGCAGATGGTAAGGGTCCTGTAAATGCCCTCGATAAGGCATTGAGAAAGGCACTTAGCGTATTTTATAAAGAGCTTTCTAATGTATATCTTACTGATTACAAAGTAAGAGTAATTACTGGAACAAAGGCAACTAGTGCAAAAATAAGAGTACTAATTGAGTCTACAGATGGTGCTTCAACATGGACAACTGTTGGTGTTTCATATGACATAATAGAAGCCAGTTGGTTGGCATTAGTAGATTCAGTAGAATATAAATTAATACAATGCAATAAGGAGGAAGAAAAATAATGAAAAAACCTATGACTATGACACAAAAAATACTTGCGCATCATGCAGGACTCCACTATGTAGAGGCAGGACAACTTATAACGGCTAAACTTGATCTTGTATTAGGAAATGATGTAACTACTCCAGTAGCTATTAAAGCATTTAAAACTATGGGAATAGATAAGGTGTTTGATAAGAAAAAGGTAGCTATAGTACCAGATCATTTTACTCCAAATAAAGATATTAAATCAGCAGAACACTGTAAAATGATAAGACAGTTTGCAAGATGTAAAGAAATTGAAAACTACTTTGAAATAGGTGAAATGGGAATTGAGCATGCACTTATCCCTGAAAAAGGTCTTGCTGTTCCTGGAGATGTAATTATAGGTGCTGATTCACATACTTGTACTTATGGAGCACTTGGAGCTTTTTCGACAGGTGTTGGAAGTACTGACATGGCAGTTGGAATGGCAACAGGTAAAGCTTGGTTTAAAGTTCCAGAGGCAATAAAGTTTGTATTAAAGGGTAAGTTTAATAAATGGGTTTCTGGAAAAGATTTAATACTCCATATAATCGGAATGATAGGTGTTGATGGAGCACTTTATAAATCAATGGAATTTACAGGTGAAGGCGTAGCAAATTTATCTATAGATGATAGATTTACAATTGCAAACATGGCAATAGAAGCAGGAGCTAAAAATGGAATCTTCCCTGTAGATGAGAAGACTACTGAATACATGAAGGGTAGAACAAATAGAGAATTATTAAGCTTTGAAGCTGATGAAGATGCAGTTTATAGCAAAGTTATAGAAATAGATTTAAGTACTTTAAAACCTACAGTTGCATTCCCACATTTACCTGAAAACACTAAGACTATTGATGAGGTTGGAGAGGTTCCAGTAGATCAGGTAGTAATAGGTTCATGTACTAATGGAAGAATGAGTGATCTTAGAGTAGCGGCATCAATACTTAAGGGTAAAAAAGTTAAAAAGGGAATAAGACTTATAGTATTCCCTGGAACACAAAATATATATTTACAGGCTATGGACGAGGGAATTGTTAGAACCTTTATAGAGGCTGGAGGCGTTGTAAGCACACCAACTTGTGGACCTTGTCTTGGAGGTCATATGGGAATACTTGCAGAAGGAGAGAGAGCTGTATCTACAACAAACAGAAACTTTGTAGGTAGAATGGGTCATCCTAAGAGTGAAGTTTACTTAGCAAGTCCAGCAGTAGCAGCAGCTTCAGCTATAGCAGGGAAAATAGTATCACCAGAGGAGGTTTTATAATATGAAAGTTAACGGCGATGTTTTAAAATATGGAGATAATATTGATACAGATGTAATAATACCAGCAAGATATTTGAATACCTCAGTACCAGAAGAACTTGCAAAACACTGTATGGAAGATTTGGATGTAGATTTTCTTAAAAAGTTAAAAAAAGGAGATATCGTAGTAGGCGGAAAAAACTTTGGCTGCGGTTCTTCAAGAGAACATGCACCAATCTGTATAAAAGCAGCAGGAGTTTCATGCGTTATTGCTAAGAGCTTTGCAAGAATATTTTACAGAAATTCAATAAATATAGGTTTTCCAATACTTGAATGTGAAGAAGCTGTAAATGATGCAAGTACAGGGGATAAACTTGAGGTCGATTTTATAGAAGGAAAAATTAAAAATGTAACTTTAAATAAGGAATATAAAGCTCAACCTTTCCCAGAATTCATGCTTAAAATCATGAAGAATGAGGGACTTACTAACTGTGTTAAAAAAGGATTATTTTAATTAAATAATATTATAATAAAGTTTCAGATAAGTGCTGGGGCTAGTGCTTATTTGAAAGAAATATATCTAAATTGGAGGGTTATTAAATGAAAGAATATAAAGTTGCAGTTATACCTGGAGACGGTATAGGCGTTGATATAGTAGAAGAGGCAATGAAGGTACTAGATAAGGTCGGAGAAAAGTACGATACAAAATTTAATTTCACTAAGGTTAAAGCTGGAGGATGTGCAATTGATGCATGTGGAGAGCCTCTTCCAAAGGAAACTTTAGATGAATGTAAAAAATCAGATGCAGTACTTTTAGGTGCAGTTGGAGGACCTAAATGGGATAATCTTGCTGGAGATAAAAGACCTGAAAAAGCACTTATGGGTTTAAGAGGAGGACTTGGACTTTTTGCAAATTTGAGGCCTGCTAAGGTTTATGATGTTTTAAAGTCAGCTTCACCATTAAAACAGTCCATCATAGACAAAGGAGTAGACTTGCTTGTTGTCAGAGAACTTACAGGCGGAATTTATTTTGGAAAAAGAGGTAGAGATGTTCAAGATGGAATAAATTCAGCTTATGATACTGAGAGATATAATGTAGAAGAAATCAAGAGAATAGCACATACTGCATTTAAAGCAGCTATGAAGAGAAATAAAAAGGTTACATCTGTAGATAAGGCAAACATACTAGAATCATCAAGACTTTGGAGAGAAACTGTAACAGAAGTTGCAAAGGAATATCCAGAGGTTGAATTAAATTATCTTTATGTAGATAATGCAGCAATGCAGCTTGTACGTGATCCATCACAGTTTGATGTTATAGTAACAAGTAATTTATTTGGAGATATTTTAACAGATGAAGCCTCTATGGTAACAGGTTCAATAGGAATGCTTCCATCTGCTAGTCTTAGAAATGACAGCTTTGGAATGTATGAGCCAATACATGGTTCTGCACCAGATATTGCTGGAAAAGATATAGCTAATCCTTTAGCTCAAATTCTTTCAGCAGCAATGATGCTTGAGTATTCTTTTAACATGACTGAAGCAGCAAAAGATATAGAAAATGCTGTACAAAAAGTGTTAAATAAGGGCTACAGAACAGGAGATATATACACAGAGGGTACTAAAAAAGTTGGTACTAAGGAAATGGGAAAACTTGTTTTAGCAGAGATATAATAAATAAAATATGAAAAGGAGCGGTTTAGATGAATTCTGATAAGGCAAAAGTAGGAGTTGAAAAGGCTCCTCATAGATCTCTTTTTAAAGCTTTAGGTTTTATAGATGAGGAAATGGATAGACCTCTTATAGGAATAGCCAATTCTTACAGCGAACTTATACCGGGGCATATGAATCTTGATAAAATAGTTAAAGCAGTAAAAGATGGAGTAAGAATGGCAGGCGGAATTCCTGTTGAGTTTGGAACTATTGGAGTTTGTGATGGAATTTCAATGAACCACAAAGGAATGAGTTATTCCCTTCCATCAAGACAAATTATAGCAGACAGCGTTGAAATTGTGGCTAAAGCACATGCACTTGATGGATTAGTACTTGTACCAAACTGTGATAAAATAGTTCCAGGAATGCTTATGGCAGCAGGAAGAGTTAATATACCTTCAATAGTAATAAGTGGAGGACCAATGCTTGCTGGAAAGACAAATGGCAAAACTACAGATTTAAGTTCTGTATTTGAAGCAGTTGGAGCAGTTTCATCAGGAAAAATGTCAATGGAAGAACTGGCGGAGTTAGAAAGAACGGCCTGTCCAACTTGCGGATCATGTTCTGGAATGTTTACAGCAAATTCTATGAACTGCTTATCTGAAGTTTTAGGATTAGCACTTCCTTACAACGGAACAATTCCGGCTGTATTCTCAGAAAGAATAAGACTTGCTAAGAAAGCAGGTATGAGAATAGTTGATCTTGTTAAAAATGGAATAAAACCTAGCGATATACTTACAGAGGATGCATTTATGAATGCAGTTGCAGTAGATATGGCATTAGGTGGTTCTACTAACTCACTTCTTCATTTGCCAGCAATAGCATATGAATGTGATGTAGATCTTAACTTTGATGAGATAAATGAGATAAGCGAAAAAGTTCCTGATGTATGCAAATTAAGCCCGGCAGGTCACCATCATGTAGAAGAATTACATATGGCTGGGGGAATACCTGCAGTTGTAAATGGACTGTTTAAGAAAGGTCTTTTACATAAGGATTGCATGACTGTCACAGGAAAGACATTATATGAAAATGTAAAGGATGCTGAAATTAAAAACAGTGATGTTATAAGAATGGATCATCCATACAGTACTACAGGGGGACTTGCAATATTAAGAGGAAATTTAGCTCCAGATGGTGCTGTTGTTAAGAAAGCAGCAGTTGCACCTGAAATGATGCATCATAAAGGCCCAGCTAGAGTATTTAATAGTGAAGAAGAAGTATCAGCTGCTATCCTTGGAGGAAAGATAAACAAGGGTGACGTTGTAGTTATAAGATACGAAGGACCTAAAGGTGGACCTGGAATGAAGGAAATGTTATCTCCAACAGCATCTCTTGCAGGTATGGGATTAGATAAGAGTGTTGCACTTATAACAGACGGAAGATTTTCAGGAGCTACAAGAGGAGCATCAATAGGTCATGTATCTCCAGAAGCAGCTGAAGGTGGCCCAATTGGATTAGTTCAAGAGGGAGACATGATTGAAATAGATATAGAAAAGAAAACTATCAATGTACTAGTACCAGAAGACGAGTTTAAAAATAGAAAGCCAGAAAAAGTTGAAAAGCCTGTAAAGGGATATTTAAATACCTATAGACAGGGCGTATCATCAGCTTGTACGGGGGCTGTTTTTCATAGTACAAAGGAGTGATAAAATTGAAATATAACGGTTCCAGAATTATACTTGAATGTTTGAAAGAACAAGGTGTGGATACTATTTTTGGGTATCCAGGAGGAGCAGTTTTAAATATTTTTGATGCTCTATACTCATTTTCAGATATAAAATGTGTACTTACATCTCATGAACAGGGAGCATCACATGCAGCAGATGGCTATGCAAGGGCAACAGGAAAAGTTGGAGTATGTCTTTCAACCTCTGGCCCAGGTGCTACAAATCTTGTTACTGGAATTGCAACTGCGTATATGGATTCAGTCCCTATGGTAGCTATAACAGGTCAGGTTGGTAATTCTTTAATAGGAAAGGATTCATTTCAAGAGGTTGATATAACAGATATTACAATGCCAATAACTAAGCATAACTTTATAGTTAGAAAAGTTGAAGATATGGCAGATACTATAAGAAAGGCATTTTATATAGCTAAAAGTGGAAGACCGGGTCCTGTTTTAATTGATGTGCCTAAGGATGTAACGGCTGCAGAATGTGAATATGAACCTATTAAACCTGAAGAAATTAAAAAATCTCAGGTAAATGACAAAGAAATAGATAGTGCAGTTAAGCTTATTAATGAAAGCAAAAAGCCAGTAATTATGGTTGGCGGCGGCTGTAATATATCAAATTGTCAAGCAGAGCTTAAAAAGTTTCAAGAAAGACTTAAATGTCCCGTTTGTTCAACAATGATGGGACTTGGCAGCTTTAGTGGTAAGGATGAGATGTTCACAGGTATGGTTGGAATGCATGGAACAGCAGCATCTAATAAAAGTATATGTGAGAGCGATTTATTAATAGCAATTGGCTGTAGATTTAGTGATAGGGTTACAAGTAATGCCAATACTTTTGCTAAGAATGCCAAAATACTTCATATAGATATTGATGAAGCGGAAATCTCCAAAAACATTAAAGCTGATGAATGGATTATTGGAGATGTAGAGAGTGTACTTCTAAAATTAAATGCGAAATTAGAGGAAAGACAAAATAGTGATTGGACAAATCATGCCTTGTCTCTTATAGGGAAGGATAATTCAAAGACTGTGAAAATAGATGCCAATGCAGCTGTAAATCCTGTATATGTAATTAAAAAGTTATATGAGCTTACGGATGGAGATGCAGTTATAACAACAGAGGTTGGACAAAATCAAATATGGGCAACTCAAGGTTATGTTTATACTAAACCTAGAACTTTTCTAACATCAGGCGGTCTTGGAACTATGGGATATGGCTTTGGTGCAGCAATAGGTGCTAGCGTTGGAAAAGATAAAATGACTTTTGATATTGCAGGGGATGGAAGCTTTAGAATGAATATAAATGAGCTTGCAACAGCTGTTAGATATAATTTGCCTGTAAAGATAATTTTGCTTAATAATAGTGTTCTTGGAATGGTAAGACAGTGGCAGAATTTATTTTATGGTAAGAGATATTCCAGTACAACACTTGAAAGAGATACTAATTTTGTGAAAATAGCTGAAGGATATGGTGCATTTGCTATAAAGGTTGATACAAATGCTGGAGTTGAAGATGCTCTTAAAAAGGCTATTGATCATGACGGACCAGTTGTAGTTGATTTTACAGTAGATGAGGATCAGATGGCAACACCTATAGTTCCTCCTGGTGCCAATATCGAGAATATGGTTGTACTTGATTAAAAAACACATACATTAATGTAGAAACTCAGAGCTGTAGGTAAAATAAAACTCTGAGTTTTTTATTTTTAATTTTGTTGAAAGGGCTTGTAATGTTATATGCCAAAATAGCAACGTACAAATAATGCAGCTAATGAAGCACCAACAAAAGGTGCAATGCCAGGTATTAGCAATCCATATTGCCAATCGTTATTGGCTTTATTTTTTATCGGTAGTATTTGAAATGCAAGTCTAGGTCCTAAATCACGAGCTTGGTTCATTGCGAATCCTGTAGGTCCACCTAATGCCATACCAATTGCCCAGACCAAAAGACCAACACCTATTGGAAGCATGCTTTTAGCATTTGTCGCTATACCCAAAATACTAGTTATAAATATGAAGGTTGCAAACATTTCTACAAAAAAGTTTTTTGGCAAGTTACGGATAACTGGATTGGTTGAAAAGATATTTCTTATAGCAATTGGATCTACTTCATTTTCACTGGCTTTAAAGTGATCAGCATACATTACGTATATAATTAATGAAGCAGTGAAGGCACCTAAAAATTCTGCTATACAATAAGGTACAAAATAAGACCAGGGAATCATTCCAAGTATACTTTGAGCTAAAGCCATAGCAGGATTAATGCATACACCTCCAAAAACAAATAAAGAAACTGAAATTCCAAAGGCCCACGTTGTAATGGCAAATAGATGACCACTTCCACGGTATTTAGTATTTTTTAGTACTTCATCACAGTGTACACCGACACCGAATAAAATCATAAATCCGGTACCTAAAAATTCGGCGATTAAATGATTAAACATATGTATTATTCCTCCTGTTGTGTTCTATATAATTTTTCATTTGTTTTAGTACGCTATACTATTTAACGATAACGCTTAGACCATCAGGTATTACTGCAACCTTTGCATCCTTCCCTTTTAGCTCGAATGCACGTTTTAGCGCTTCATCAATAGTTTTTGCAATTTCCATGTGCAAATTAGTTACTAATGAGGGATCTATTAAATCGGAAACCATAATAACTTTATGATGTACTAAAATTCTAGCTAAAATTTGTGATGTCCATTGTTCTGGTAAAGTTTTTAATCTGGGAGTTTCTGCTGCTAAGTCTAAAAATTCTTTTGGATCCTTTACGTTAGCTAAGTTGTCGTAAAAATCTTGACCACCATGACCGTCTATGCAGCCAGCAACCATAATAATAATTCCACCATCATTTAATGTTGCTTCGGCAGCTGTCATGCCTTTAACTGCTTGATAAATATTTTGATCAAGAGGATATCCACCGTTTGTAGATATAGCTATATCGCAATCAACTTTATTTACACAAGCTAAACTATTTACAAATTCGCAGCCTGCTGAATGAGCTTTTTCTAAATCACCGGCAAAGGATCCAATGATTTTATGCTCACCATTTAATACGACATTGATGATGAAAGCTAATTTGGCGGTTTTTGCTGCGTAAAGCATATCTTGATGAACTAGATTATGGCATAAGTTTCCGGTTCGAGAGCCTTTATCACTTATAAATTCTCCGCTGTGGTTTGCCATAATTGTCTTATATGAAGCAATACCAGGTAATACTGATTTTCTGCCGCCAGAAAATCCAGCAAAGAAATGTGCTTCTATAAATCCCTCTGCTAAAAGTAAATCAGCTTCA is a window of Clostridium pasteurianum DNA encoding:
- the ilvN gene encoding acetolactate synthase small subunit; amino-acid sequence: MHLYVLSVLVDNAPGVLTRVCGLFNRRGYNLESVTAGVTENEKVSRLTLIASVNDENEIEQIIKQIKKIEVVHKVVLLNKEDSVCREIMLIKVNAEGIQRQEILNTVSIFRASVVDVTTKTFTIEITGNTNKIEAFQKMLQPYSIIEVVSSGTIAIQRGENSILN
- the cimA gene encoding citramalate synthase — encoded protein: MGINKKVYIFDSTLRDGSQAQGVSFSVADKLKIVKKLDELGIDYIEAGNPSSNPKDREFFEEIKDLKLKNSKLCAFGSTRRSGVLAEEDGGLKRLINSGAEVLCIFGKAWDFHVTDIIRTSLEDNLNMIGDSIRYLVSLKKEVIFDAEHFFDGFKNNREYALKVLYTAKDAGANWIVLCDTNGGTMPEETSDILKYLVDDLDFDNIGVHFHDDAGMAVANSIIAVNRGIKHIQGTFTGVGERCGNANLSTIIANLNLKMQYKTINEGKIEYLMSAYRYICEACNMTPNERTAYVGNCAFSHKGGMHIDAVRKNPKSFEHIEPTSVGNSRRILVSEVSGRSTILPALKKINPNISKDSPETKAVVKRIKDLEYIGYQFEGAEGSFELLMRKELNVFKPSFHLVEYKVIAEKPYDDEISATAIVKIMVNGKLEITAADGKGPVNALDKALRKALSVFYKELSNVYLTDYKVRVITGTKATSAKIRVLIESTDGASTWTTVGVSYDIIEASWLALVDSVEYKLIQCNKEEEK
- the leuC gene encoding 3-isopropylmalate dehydratase large subunit, translating into MKKPMTMTQKILAHHAGLHYVEAGQLITAKLDLVLGNDVTTPVAIKAFKTMGIDKVFDKKKVAIVPDHFTPNKDIKSAEHCKMIRQFARCKEIENYFEIGEMGIEHALIPEKGLAVPGDVIIGADSHTCTYGALGAFSTGVGSTDMAVGMATGKAWFKVPEAIKFVLKGKFNKWVSGKDLILHIIGMIGVDGALYKSMEFTGEGVANLSIDDRFTIANMAIEAGAKNGIFPVDEKTTEYMKGRTNRELLSFEADEDAVYSKVIEIDLSTLKPTVAFPHLPENTKTIDEVGEVPVDQVVIGSCTNGRMSDLRVAASILKGKKVKKGIRLIVFPGTQNIYLQAMDEGIVRTFIEAGGVVSTPTCGPCLGGHMGILAEGERAVSTTNRNFVGRMGHPKSEVYLASPAVAAASAIAGKIVSPEEVL
- the leuD gene encoding 3-isopropylmalate dehydratase small subunit translates to MKVNGDVLKYGDNIDTDVIIPARYLNTSVPEELAKHCMEDLDVDFLKKLKKGDIVVGGKNFGCGSSREHAPICIKAAGVSCVIAKSFARIFYRNSINIGFPILECEEAVNDASTGDKLEVDFIEGKIKNVTLNKEYKAQPFPEFMLKIMKNEGLTNCVKKGLF
- the leuB gene encoding 3-isopropylmalate dehydrogenase is translated as MKEYKVAVIPGDGIGVDIVEEAMKVLDKVGEKYDTKFNFTKVKAGGCAIDACGEPLPKETLDECKKSDAVLLGAVGGPKWDNLAGDKRPEKALMGLRGGLGLFANLRPAKVYDVLKSASPLKQSIIDKGVDLLVVRELTGGIYFGKRGRDVQDGINSAYDTERYNVEEIKRIAHTAFKAAMKRNKKVTSVDKANILESSRLWRETVTEVAKEYPEVELNYLYVDNAAMQLVRDPSQFDVIVTSNLFGDILTDEASMVTGSIGMLPSASLRNDSFGMYEPIHGSAPDIAGKDIANPLAQILSAAMMLEYSFNMTEAAKDIENAVQKVLNKGYRTGDIYTEGTKKVGTKEMGKLVLAEI
- the ilvD gene encoding dihydroxy-acid dehydratase — encoded protein: MNSDKAKVGVEKAPHRSLFKALGFIDEEMDRPLIGIANSYSELIPGHMNLDKIVKAVKDGVRMAGGIPVEFGTIGVCDGISMNHKGMSYSLPSRQIIADSVEIVAKAHALDGLVLVPNCDKIVPGMLMAAGRVNIPSIVISGGPMLAGKTNGKTTDLSSVFEAVGAVSSGKMSMEELAELERTACPTCGSCSGMFTANSMNCLSEVLGLALPYNGTIPAVFSERIRLAKKAGMRIVDLVKNGIKPSDILTEDAFMNAVAVDMALGGSTNSLLHLPAIAYECDVDLNFDEINEISEKVPDVCKLSPAGHHHVEELHMAGGIPAVVNGLFKKGLLHKDCMTVTGKTLYENVKDAEIKNSDVIRMDHPYSTTGGLAILRGNLAPDGAVVKKAAVAPEMMHHKGPARVFNSEEEVSAAILGGKINKGDVVVIRYEGPKGGPGMKEMLSPTASLAGMGLDKSVALITDGRFSGATRGASIGHVSPEAAEGGPIGLVQEGDMIEIDIEKKTINVLVPEDEFKNRKPEKVEKPVKGYLNTYRQGVSSACTGAVFHSTKE
- the ilvB gene encoding biosynthetic-type acetolactate synthase large subunit; the encoded protein is MKYNGSRIILECLKEQGVDTIFGYPGGAVLNIFDALYSFSDIKCVLTSHEQGASHAADGYARATGKVGVCLSTSGPGATNLVTGIATAYMDSVPMVAITGQVGNSLIGKDSFQEVDITDITMPITKHNFIVRKVEDMADTIRKAFYIAKSGRPGPVLIDVPKDVTAAECEYEPIKPEEIKKSQVNDKEIDSAVKLINESKKPVIMVGGGCNISNCQAELKKFQERLKCPVCSTMMGLGSFSGKDEMFTGMVGMHGTAASNKSICESDLLIAIGCRFSDRVTSNANTFAKNAKILHIDIDEAEISKNIKADEWIIGDVESVLLKLNAKLEERQNSDWTNHALSLIGKDNSKTVKIDANAAVNPVYVIKKLYELTDGDAVITTEVGQNQIWATQGYVYTKPRTFLTSGGLGTMGYGFGAAIGASVGKDKMTFDIAGDGSFRMNINELATAVRYNLPVKIILLNNSVLGMVRQWQNLFYGKRYSSTTLERDTNFVKIAEGYGAFAIKVDTNAGVEDALKKAIDHDGPVVVDFTVDEDQMATPIVPPGANIENMVVLD
- the larD gene encoding D/L-lactic acid transporter LarD, which codes for MFNHLIAEFLGTGFMILFGVGVHCDEVLKNTKYRGSGHLFAITTWAFGISVSLFVFGGVCINPAMALAQSILGMIPWSYFVPYCIAEFLGAFTASLIIYVMYADHFKASENEVDPIAIRNIFSTNPVIRNLPKNFFVEMFATFIFITSILGIATNAKSMLPIGVGLLVWAIGMALGGPTGFAMNQARDLGPRLAFQILPIKNKANNDWQYGLLIPGIAPFVGASLAALFVRCYFGI
- the larA gene encoding nickel-dependent lactate racemase; this encodes MPNFKLPYNSKTINLELNENNFAGLLESKQDNYKCDEEEREVVEKSLDNVLGGPRLEELAKGKKNIVIISSDHTRPVPSHIITPILLRRIRSAAPNARIRILVATGFHRPSTKEELIGKYGEEIVNNEEIVMHDSKDDSAMKKIGTLPSGGECIINKIAAEADLLLAEGFIEAHFFAGFSGGRKSVLPGIASYKTIMANHSGEFISDKGSRTGNLCHNLVHQDMLYAAKTAKLAFIINVVLNGEHKIIGSFAGDLEKAHSAGCEFVNSLACVNKVDCDIAISTNGGYPLDQNIYQAVKGMTAAEATLNDGGIIIMVAGCIDGHGGQDFYDNLANVKDPKEFLDLAAETPRLKTLPEQWTSQILARILVHHKVIMVSDLIDPSLVTNLHMEIAKTIDEALKRAFELKGKDAKVAVIPDGLSVIVK